The Aedes aegypti strain LVP_AGWG chromosome 3, AaegL5.0 Primary Assembly, whole genome shotgun sequence genome contains a region encoding:
- the LOC110678058 gene encoding SAM50-like protein CG7639 — translation MGSGKSKEPASAGGRKGEVDFTRFKARVDRVHISGLSRTHDDYIQRAIRSLFTAANFQDVIVETTNVKDNLMQLGIFKNLKIHIDTSKGEGATKNGYEVTFQGDELSRITGSIGTELGQNDGAATAELTSPNIFGRGERLSLNYSYSYVRSSVLNLRFTKPYYHTTVGDYSPETSIAVFKHSSPAPWSKFRTDETGVLLDFSFALPFGLSNSLQYEVGMKEIFALDKQTPFFVRENCGPKLAAIIRYIGVFEGRDSNVFPTNGIFVKTTNELMGSSLSQFGTVKSDVHCEINMPLFAGISLQLCGRFGMLLNDKRKETIPINQLFFPGGPQTLRGFEIAGACPYRDGVAAGCQSYWASGIHVWSPLPFSRYFGGFGDLFRTHLFYNFGTCNTFTTDKLRSTAGAGLAFRIGQKARIEFNYCQPLSFEAGDRVKKGFQFGIGYEFI, via the exons ATGGGAAGCGGCAAATCGAAG GAACCTGCTTCTGCTGGTGGTCGAAAGGGGGAGGTAGATTTTACCCGGTTCAAAGCCCGTGTCGATCGGGTTCACATCAGTGGCCTCAGTAGGACCCACGATGACTACATCCAGCGAGCGATTCGAAGCCTCTTCACGGCAGCCAATTTCCAGGACGTTATCGTCGAAACGACCAA CGTCAAGGATAATCTTATGCAGttaggtatttttaaaaatttgaaaattcacatCGATACCAGCAAAGGGGAAGGCGCAACCAAGAATGGCTATGAGGTGACTTTCCAGGGGGATGAACTTTCGCGTATTACCGGAAGTATCGGCACCGAGCTGGGACAAAACGATGGTGCTGCAACTGCAG AACTAACGTCACCAAACATTTTCGGACGAGGTGAAAGGCTTAGTTTAAACTACAGCTACAGTTATGTTCGGAGCAGTGTACTTAATTTAAGGTTTACGAAACCATACTATCATACCACTGTCGGAGACTACAGTCCAGA GACATCGATTGCGGTATTCAAACACTCTTCACCTGCCCCGTGGTCCAAGTTCCGTACCGATGAAACGGGAGTCCTCTTGGATTTCTCATTTGCACTGCCCTTCGGCCTGAGCAACAGTCTACAGTACGAGGTGGGAATGAAGGAAATCTTCGCTCTGGACAAGCAGACTCCGTTCTTTGTGCGGGAAAACTGCGGCCCAAAGCTGGCGGCCATCATACGATACATCGGAGTCTTCGAAGGCCGCGATAGCAATGTGTTTCCCACGAATGGAATATTTGTAAAAACTACGAACGAACTGATGGGAAGTTCACTGTCGCAGTTCGGAACGGTGAAAAGCGACGTGCACTGTGAAATCAATATGCCATTGTTTGCTGGAATTTCGTTACAACTGTGTGGTCGTTTCGGGATGCTGTTGAACGACAAACGAAAGGAAACCATCCCCATCAACCAGCTGTTCTTCCCGGGCGGGCCGCAGACCTTGCGAGGGTTTGAGATTGCCGGTGCCTGTCCCTATCGGGATGGTGTCGCTGCAGGGTGTCAG TCTTACTGGGCGTCAGGAATCCACGTGTGGAGTCCCTTGCCCTTCAGTAGGTATTTCGGTGGTTTTGGAGATCTTTTCAGGACGCATTTATTCTACAATTTTGGAACATGCAATACATTTACAACAG ACAAGCTTCGTAGCACGGCCGGTGCGGGTCTTGCATTTAGGATAGGCCAAAAGGCACGTATCGAGTTCAACTACTGCCAACCGCTCTCGTTCGAAGCCGGAGATCGCGTGAAAAAAGGATTCCAGTTCGGAATAGGATACGAATTCATCTAA